The Falco peregrinus isolate bFalPer1 chromosome 9, bFalPer1.pri, whole genome shotgun sequence genome includes a window with the following:
- the PTPN1 gene encoding tyrosine-protein phosphatase non-receptor type 1 isoform X2 — MLQIERRLPLPYQIRIYAFINETLQKKIVDIRHEASDFPCKVAKHPRNKNRNRYRDVSPFDHSRIKLNQGDNDYINASLIKMEEAQRSYILTQGPLPNTCGHFWEMVWEQKSRGVVMLNRVMEKGSVKCAQYWPRKEEKEMFFEDTNLKLTLVSEDIKSYYTVRQLELENLTTQETREILHFHYTTWPDFGVPESPASFLNFLFKVRESGSLNPEHGPVVVHCSAGIGRSGTFCLVDTCLLLMDKRKDPSSVDVKQVLLEMRKYRMGLIQTADQLRFSYLAVIEGAKFIMGDASVQEQWKELSNEDLDPPPEHTPPPPRPPKRTSEMHNGRMHEHTEFFPKHQVVEEEIRCSVSTVEEMVPDGRARSSVPLVTDSTSQDTEIRRRTVGENLRLSPHKEESMKSENSEEDDENMMTTWKPFLVNICMFTFLTAGAYLCYRVCFH; from the exons ATGCTCCAGATAGAGAGGAGATTGCCTTTACCTTATCAAATAAGAATATATGCCTTTATAAAtgaaacattacagaaaaaaatagtg gacATCAGGCACGAAGCCAGTGATTTTCCATGTAAAGTGGCCAAACATCctagaaacaaaaatagaaataggTACAGAGATGTCAGCCCCT TTGATCACAGTCGAATTAAGCTAAACCAAGGTGACAATGACTATATCAATGCTAGTTTGATAAAAATGGAAGAGGCCCAAAGGAGCTACATCCTTACCCAG GGACCTTTGCCAAATACTTGTGGTCACTTCTGGGAGATGGTTTGGGAACAGAAAAGTCGTGGTGTTGTCATGTTGAACCGAGTGATGGAAAAGGGATCT GTAAAGTGTGCACAGTACTGGCCAcggaaggaggagaaagaaatgttttttgaagaTACAAATTTGAAACTAACATTGGTATCTGAAGATATAAAATCATATTACACAGTACGACAGCTGGAATTGGAAAACCTTACA ACACAGGAAACTAGAGAGATTCTGCACTTTCATTATACGACGTGGCCTGACTTTGGCGTCCCGGAGTCACCTGCTTCGTTCCTCAATTTCCTGTTCAAAGTGAGAGAGTCCGGCTCGCTTAACCCTGAGCACGGGCCCGTCGTGGTGCACTGCAGCGCAGGAATCGGGAGATCGGGaactttttgtttggttgataCATGTCTTCTACTG ATGGACAAACGGAAAGATCCTTCTTCTGTGGACGTGAAACAGGTTCTCCTAGAAATGAGGAAGTACCGGATGGGACTCATACAGACAGCAGACCAGCTCCGTTTCTCCTACTTAGCTGTTATTGAAGGGGCAAAATTCATTATGGGAGACGCGTCAGTGCAA gAGCAGTGGAAAGAGCTCTCCAATGAGGACCTGGACCCACCACCTGAACACACCCCACCGCCTCCCAGACCGCCAAAGCGAACCTCAGAAATGCATAATGGAAGGATGCACGAACACACGGAATTCTTTCCTAAACATCAAGTAGTAGAGGAAGAGATTAGATGTTCGGTCAGCACTGTGGAAGAGATGGTTCCAGATGGCAGAGCTCGTTCATCTGTGCCACTGGTTACAGACAG CACTAGTCAAGACACTGAAATTCGGAGGAGAACTGTTGGTGAAAACCTGCGTCTCTCGCCCCACAAAGAAGAGTCGATGAAGTCTGAAAACTCCGAAGAGGATGATGAGAACATGATGACAACTTGGAAGCCATTTCTAGTGAATATTTGCATGTTCACTTTCCTCACAGCCGGAGCTTATCTCTGTTACAGGGTGTGTTTTCATTGA